From Sulfurovum zhangzhouensis, one genomic window encodes:
- a CDS encoding methyltransferase domain-containing protein, translated as MKQKERGKFDQNFDPLIDKFKDQIYSGIKGEWRLKLLQEDLQELYQKDPMDIWDAGCGLGQLALWFAKEGHSLTCCDISYKMLEEAKKVFKEAGVEASFEKLPAQQMAAQIAQQDLVLFHAVIEWLANPLETLNSVSGKVKPGGHLSLLFFNYHSFVYRNALRGGWCVPFVADESVWYGRGKKLTPPYPQKPEVLIEWLRKHGYEIKVQTGIRVFHDYMNKTALEDTDIDELMQLEYRFCREPVYRDMGRYIHILARKITDSR; from the coding sequence GTGAAACAAAAAGAGCGTGGTAAATTTGATCAGAATTTCGATCCACTGATCGATAAGTTTAAAGATCAGATATACAGTGGTATTAAGGGAGAGTGGCGGTTAAAATTACTTCAGGAAGATCTACAGGAACTTTACCAAAAAGATCCAATGGATATCTGGGATGCAGGATGCGGTCTGGGGCAGTTAGCGCTTTGGTTTGCCAAAGAAGGGCATTCTCTTACCTGTTGTGATATCTCCTATAAGATGCTTGAAGAAGCTAAAAAAGTTTTTAAAGAAGCAGGGGTGGAAGCATCTTTTGAAAAGTTACCGGCCCAGCAGATGGCTGCACAGATAGCACAACAGGACCTGGTCCTTTTTCATGCAGTTATAGAGTGGTTGGCCAATCCCTTAGAGACGCTTAATAGCGTATCCGGGAAGGTGAAACCGGGAGGTCACCTTTCACTTCTCTTTTTTAACTATCATAGTTTTGTCTACCGTAATGCTCTTAGAGGAGGGTGGTGTGTTCCATTTGTAGCTGATGAGTCTGTCTGGTATGGAAGAGGGAAAAAGCTTACACCTCCTTATCCTCAAAAACCGGAAGTATTGATAGAGTGGTTGAGAAAGCATGGTTATGAGATCAAAGTGCAAACCGGTATCAGGGTATTTCATGACTATATGAACAAGACAGCACTAGAAGATACGGATATCGATGAATTGATGCAGCTGGAATACCGTTTCTGCCGTGAGCCGGTCTATCGGGATATGGGTCGGTATATCCATATCCTTGCAAGGAAAATTACAGACTCTCGATAA